A stretch of the Aphanothece sacrum FPU1 genome encodes the following:
- a CDS encoding LptF/LptG family permease produces the protein MNTAQVKAFKMSLRLPGFSVMDRYLFWELLLPFCFGMGIFTSLGISIGTLFDLVRRVTESGLLLTVALKILLLKMPGFIVLAFPMAMLLSALMAYSRLSSDSELIAMRSLGVSVYRLVIPSILFSLIVSGAAFIVNDWVAPAATHEAAVTLEKAVSKERPTFKERNIVYPEYRTIDQPDGQQESVLTRLFYAEEFDGEKMAGLTILDRTQEGVNQIVTSDSATWNISTNTWDFFNGTIYLIAPDGSYRNIVRFEHQQLALPRIPLDLANRRQNFTEMSLSETKEYLKAMKLSGNEQRVRKVQVRIQEKYALPFVCLVFGLVGAAVGVRPQNTNKATSFGICVGLIFSYYLLSFVTSSLGIWGILTPFLGAWMPNLLGLGAGSLLLFQSARLR, from the coding sequence ATGAATACGGCCCAAGTTAAAGCATTTAAAATGAGTTTACGACTCCCTGGCTTTTCAGTCATGGATCGTTATCTTTTTTGGGAACTTTTACTCCCTTTCTGTTTTGGTATGGGGATTTTTACCTCATTAGGAATTTCCATCGGGACTTTATTTGATTTAGTACGTCGTGTCACTGAATCTGGTTTATTATTAACCGTTGCTCTAAAAATTCTCTTATTAAAGATGCCAGGGTTTATTGTTCTGGCTTTTCCCATGGCCATGTTACTCTCAGCTTTGATGGCTTATAGTCGTCTATCAAGTGATAGTGAATTAATCGCCATGCGGAGTCTAGGAGTCAGTGTTTATCGCTTAGTCATCCCTTCTATTCTCTTTAGTTTAATTGTCAGTGGAGCAGCTTTTATTGTCAATGATTGGGTCGCTCCTGCTGCCACTCACGAAGCAGCAGTTACCCTAGAAAAAGCAGTTAGTAAAGAGCGTCCCACATTTAAAGAACGTAATATTGTTTATCCTGAATATCGAACCATCGATCAACCTGATGGCCAACAAGAAAGCGTCTTAACTCGTCTTTTTTATGCCGAAGAATTCGATGGGGAAAAAATGGCAGGATTAACTATTCTTGATCGTACCCAAGAAGGGGTTAATCAAATTGTTACCTCAGATTCAGCTACCTGGAATATTTCTACGAATACCTGGGATTTTTTCAATGGTACTATCTATTTAATTGCTCCTGATGGTTCCTATCGTAATATTGTACGCTTTGAACATCAACAATTAGCTCTACCTCGTATTCCCCTAGATTTAGCCAATCGCCGTCAAAACTTCACAGAAATGAGTCTTAGTGAGACGAAAGAATACTTAAAAGCTATGAAGTTAAGCGGCAATGAACAAAGAGTGCGTAAAGTACAAGTACGTATCCAAGAAAAGTATGCTCTACCCTTTGTTTGTTTAGTCTTTGGGTTAGTCGGGGCCGCTGTAGGGGTTAGACCTCAAAACACCAACAAAGCTACCAGTTTCGGCATTTGTGTCGGGTTAATTTTTAGTTATTATCTCCTCTCCTTTGTCACAAGTTCTCTCGGTATTTGGGGCATATTAACCCCCTTTTTAGGAGCTTGGATGCCTAATCTCTTGGGATTAGGCGCAGGAAGTCTATTATTATTTCAATCAGCACGTTTACGATAA
- the lptB gene encoding LPS export ABC transporter ATP-binding protein produces the protein MTLVLENIHKSYGKRTIVNRVNLQVAPGEIVGLLGPNGAGKTTTFYIATGLVKPNIGRVWLHQRDITSLPLNKRARLGIGYMTQQASIFRYLSVQENIQLALEQTSVPFRERTRRLSQLLREFSLEKVANTQGSQVSGGERRRTELARALAVGLDGPQFLLLDEPFAGVDPIAVSEIQTLIAQLRERQMGILITDHNVRETLAITNRAYIMRDGQILAAGSAEELYTNPLVRKYYLGENFQF, from the coding sequence ACGGCAAACGAACAATCGTTAATCGCGTTAACCTACAAGTGGCCCCTGGCGAAATTGTGGGACTTCTCGGCCCCAATGGTGCGGGCAAAACCACGACATTTTATATTGCCACAGGTTTAGTTAAACCAAATATTGGTCGAGTTTGGCTTCATCAACGGGATATTACCAGTTTACCTTTGAATAAACGGGCCCGCTTAGGAATTGGTTATATGACGCAACAAGCCAGCATTTTTCGCTACTTGAGCGTTCAAGAGAATATCCAATTAGCCCTAGAACAAACGTCTGTTCCGTTTCGGGAACGCACTAGACGTTTATCTCAACTACTTAGAGAGTTTAGTCTAGAAAAAGTTGCTAATACCCAAGGTTCTCAAGTTTCTGGAGGTGAACGACGACGTACTGAACTAGCAAGGGCCTTAGCTGTCGGGTTAGATGGGCCGCAATTTCTGTTACTCGATGAACCCTTTGCCGGAGTTGACCCCATTGCTGTTTCAGAAATTCAGACCCTCATCGCTCAATTACGGGAACGTCAGATGGGCATTCTCATCACAGATCATAACGTACGCGAAACCCTAGCGATTACCAATAGAGCTTATATTATGCGTGACGGCCAAATTCTCGCGGCCGGTAGTGCTGAAGAACTTTATACTAATCCCTTAGTCCGTAAATACTATTTGGGAGAAAATTTCCAATTTTAA